The following are encoded in a window of Fischerella sp. PCC 9605 genomic DNA:
- a CDS encoding transposase has protein sequence MTIPKFKGKYRVESTRLLNRNYAANGWYFITICTRDRFYLFGDVISGEVQLSAIGEIAQQFWADIPNHFAHTHIDAYAIMPNHIHGIVVIDRPPDVETRHGASLQNTDESNKFAPLKRGSLQAIINAYKSSVTRWCRKNGHDYFGWQSRFYDHIIRADDSLDRIREYIINNPAKWEEDKDNPANLWM, from the coding sequence ATGACCATACCGAAATTTAAGGGTAAATACCGAGTCGAATCGACCCGTTTGCTAAATCGCAACTATGCCGCTAACGGTTGGTATTTCATCACTATTTGTACACGCGATCGCTTTTACTTGTTTGGCGATGTCATTTCAGGTGAGGTGCAGTTATCAGCAATTGGAGAAATCGCCCAACAATTTTGGGCAGACATTCCCAATCATTTCGCGCATACCCACATAGATGCCTACGCCATCATGCCGAATCATATTCATGGAATTGTTGTTATCGACCGCCCCCCAGATGTAGAGACGCGCCATGGCGCGTCTCTACAAAACACAGATGAATCTAACAAATTTGCACCATTAAAACGGGGATCATTACAAGCAATTATTAATGCCTATAAATCTTCCGTCACCCGTTGGTGTCGCAAAAACGGTCATGACTATTTTGGTTGGCAAAGCAGATTTTATGACCATATCATTCGCGCCGATGATTCTTTAGACAGAATTCGGGAATACATCATCAATAACCCTGCCAAATGGGAAGAAGACAAGGATAATCCTGCAAATTTATGGATGTGA
- a CDS encoding TonB-dependent receptor: MKKRLHHINGDAGKFTTPLCPRHVLQRLVHPQRSGSRVSVSLRFLRQFQRLNTTSFNLKLMGMMAGTLSMTLYPVLARAEHPNVVQQEQQIEDTEKLGRGDAERFSEPKTTDSPLTDKMSVPQEEEIVTDNLTNVIDSATTSPAIQLFQPVPDIKLPKGLQQLSQNPSSSTPLLPLSPSPTPSLKILTPTPDTIVDVPATTVILQFPVGASVELRVNGDLVDPSLVGRTETDANTNLVTQTWYGVSLKEGTNTITTKVVGSSEPPVSLQVQVRGAPTQLKLETVETRIPADGRSTATVKGELIDENNNRSNRDAVVTLIPTAGEFVGVDFQPDQPGFQVQAKKGLFTSTLKSSLDAQTVRIRAITNDLEAYTQLQFETALRPSLVTGVVDVRLGARGTDYYGSFRDFLPPNKDNDTQLNVRSSVFATGAIGEWLFTGAYNSSRNLNEDCNCDTRLFRSFQFNDQNYPVYGDSSKTEVLTPSTDSVYARLERSPKTPSADPDYFMWGDYNTQEFSRSSQQFTAVTRQLHGFKANYNLGNLQFTGFYGNNVEAFQRDTIAPDGTSGYYFLSRRLLVPGSENVFIELEELNTPGSVLERKQLNRGSDYEIDYDRGTILFREPILRTDVDKFGQVLVRRIVTTYQYKGSGSDSNIYAGRLQYNFQRNLNKESWLAATYFQQDQGMHDFELYGADAQISLGSNGKLFAEYARSTNHSDISGQVSGSAYRVEAQGEIFKGLQGRAYYRSNDAGFANDATLSFVPGQSRYGAQLTGQISSTTSLRFQYDHEDNFGTAPQPLDTFEELFAPRTEAVPGSKVDNSLTTITAGIQQRFGKATVDVDWVHRDREDRISPEALSGNSDQLRSRLTFPITNNLTFQALNELTLSSDVDAVYPDRTAFGLNWAIVPGVNVSLAQQFFTRGQYEDNSITSLSVNGEHKLGKDTTLTGRYTILGGANELTTQGAIGLNNRWTIAPGLKLNVAYEHVFGDFFGRTGAGQRYSQPFAVGQSGYSLGFGSGDSYSVGLEYTDNPKFQASARYEHRSSSSGSNTVISAGATGKISPALTALVRYQQASSANRVETRNFASLGDTANLKVGLAYRDPHSDKFNALLRYEYRKNPAVIPDTVLLGSGTGSEDHTFAVEAIYAPNWQWEFYGKFALRNSNSYLAKDLVGTSTVNLGQLRATYRLGYSMDVVGEARLISQSDYTETGFVVEAGYYLSPNLRLSAGYAFGKVDDRDFSGTRSAGGLYLGLTLKLNELFDGFGLQKPVARQQQKSTKTLVEKLKRATTGVQRGEI; this comes from the coding sequence ATGAAAAAAAGACTGCACCATATAAATGGAGACGCGGGGAAGTTCACCACGCCTTTGTGTCCACGCCACGTGCTACAACGCTTGGTACACCCGCAACGCAGTGGCTCCCGTGTCTCCGTGTCCTTACGATTTCTCCGCCAGTTTCAACGATTGAATACAACCAGTTTCAACCTCAAATTAATGGGGATGATGGCAGGGACTTTGAGTATGACTTTGTATCCTGTCCTAGCTAGAGCAGAACACCCCAATGTTGTCCAACAGGAACAACAAATAGAAGATACAGAGAAATTGGGACGCGGTGACGCGGAGAGGTTTTCAGAACCGAAGACAACTGACTCGCCCTTGACGGACAAGATGTCCGTCCCACAAGAGGAAGAAATAGTAACAGATAACCTAACAAATGTAATAGATTCTGCTACAACATCCCCAGCAATACAACTATTTCAACCAGTACCCGATATTAAGTTACCAAAAGGTTTACAACAACTATCACAAAATCCATCTTCCTCCACTCCCCTTCTCCCACTCTCCCCCTCTCCCACTCCTTCTCTAAAAATCCTGACCCCCACCCCTGACACCATAGTCGATGTGCCAGCAACCACAGTAATTCTGCAATTTCCCGTAGGTGCCAGTGTGGAATTGCGGGTAAATGGGGATTTGGTAGATCCATCCTTGGTGGGACGGACAGAAACTGATGCTAATACCAACTTGGTAACGCAGACATGGTATGGTGTCTCCTTAAAAGAAGGAACTAACACTATTACTACCAAGGTGGTAGGTTCTAGTGAACCGCCTGTAAGCCTACAAGTACAGGTACGGGGCGCACCCACACAATTGAAATTGGAAACCGTAGAAACTCGTATTCCTGCCGATGGACGTTCTACGGCGACAGTGAAGGGTGAACTCATAGATGAGAATAACAACCGCTCAAATCGCGATGCAGTTGTTACCCTAATACCTACTGCTGGTGAGTTTGTCGGTGTAGACTTCCAACCAGACCAACCTGGATTTCAGGTACAGGCAAAAAAAGGGCTATTTACCAGCACCCTCAAATCGAGTTTGGATGCCCAAACTGTTAGAATTCGAGCTATTACCAATGATTTAGAAGCCTATACTCAACTACAATTTGAAACAGCACTGCGTCCTAGTTTGGTGACTGGGGTAGTGGATGTGCGTTTGGGTGCTAGGGGTACAGATTATTACGGTAGTTTTCGTGATTTTCTTCCTCCGAACAAAGACAATGACACTCAGTTGAATGTACGCTCGTCGGTATTTGCAACTGGGGCGATTGGAGAATGGTTGTTTACTGGTGCTTACAACAGTTCTCGCAACCTGAATGAAGACTGCAACTGTGATACCAGATTATTTCGTTCTTTTCAGTTCAACGATCAAAACTATCCCGTCTACGGTGACAGTTCCAAAACAGAAGTACTGACTCCTTCCACTGACAGCGTCTATGCACGGTTAGAGCGATCGCCCAAGACTCCCAGTGCCGATCCCGATTATTTCATGTGGGGTGACTACAATACTCAGGAGTTTAGCCGTTCATCCCAGCAATTTACAGCAGTGACACGTCAATTGCATGGTTTCAAGGCAAACTACAACCTGGGAAATCTGCAATTCACTGGCTTCTATGGCAACAATGTCGAAGCTTTTCAACGAGATACAATTGCTCCTGATGGCACCAGTGGTTACTACTTCCTCTCCCGCAGGTTACTTGTTCCAGGTAGTGAAAATGTTTTTATTGAGTTAGAAGAACTCAACACTCCCGGTAGTGTACTGGAACGCAAACAGCTAAACCGGGGTTCTGATTATGAAATTGATTACGATCGCGGCACTATTTTATTCCGAGAACCTATTCTGCGTACCGATGTAGATAAATTTGGACAGGTTTTAGTCCGTCGTATCGTCACCACCTACCAATACAAAGGTAGTGGTTCTGATAGCAATATCTACGCTGGTCGCCTGCAATACAATTTTCAGCGCAACCTCAACAAAGAAAGTTGGTTAGCAGCAACCTACTTTCAACAAGACCAGGGGATGCACGACTTTGAACTCTACGGTGCAGATGCACAAATTTCCTTGGGTTCAAACGGAAAATTATTTGCAGAATATGCCCGTTCTACCAATCATTCTGACATTTCGGGACAGGTGAGCGGTTCTGCCTACCGTGTCGAAGCACAGGGAGAAATCTTTAAAGGTTTGCAAGGACGTGCTTATTATCGCTCTAATGATGCGGGTTTTGCTAATGATGCAACGCTCAGCTTTGTCCCTGGTCAAAGCCGCTATGGGGCGCAATTAACAGGGCAAATTTCTTCAACAACTAGCCTGCGCTTCCAATACGACCACGAAGACAATTTTGGTACTGCACCCCAACCCCTCGATACCTTTGAGGAATTGTTTGCACCTCGTACTGAAGCGGTTCCTGGGAGCAAAGTTGATAACTCCCTGACGACAATTACCGCAGGTATTCAACAACGCTTCGGTAAGGCAACTGTGGATGTGGACTGGGTGCATCGGGATAGAGAAGACCGCATCTCACCAGAAGCTTTGAGTGGTAACTCCGATCAATTGCGATCGCGTCTCACATTTCCTATTACCAATAACCTCACTTTCCAAGCACTGAATGAACTGACCCTATCTTCTGATGTAGATGCAGTTTATCCAGACCGGACTGCCTTTGGGTTGAATTGGGCTATAGTTCCCGGCGTCAATGTCAGTCTGGCGCAACAGTTTTTCACTCGCGGTCAATACGAAGATAACTCCATCACCAGCTTAAGCGTGAATGGCGAACACAAGCTTGGCAAAGATACTACCTTGACTGGTCGTTACACCATTTTAGGTGGGGCAAATGAACTGACTACCCAAGGAGCAATTGGACTCAACAACCGTTGGACTATAGCCCCTGGCTTGAAGCTCAACGTTGCTTATGAACACGTGTTCGGCGACTTCTTTGGACGCACGGGAGCAGGACAGCGATATTCCCAACCCTTTGCCGTTGGTCAAAGTGGCTACTCGTTGGGGTTTGGCAGTGGTGATAGCTACAGCGTTGGGCTAGAATACACCGATAATCCCAAATTCCAAGCCAGCGCCCGCTATGAACATCGCAGTTCCTCAAGCGGTTCCAATACCGTAATTTCCGCTGGTGCTACAGGTAAAATTTCGCCTGCACTCACAGCCCTAGTACGCTATCAACAAGCGAGTTCTGCTAATCGTGTAGAGACGCGAAATTTCGCGTCTCTGGGAGATACAGCCAACCTCAAAGTAGGTTTAGCCTACCGCGATCCGCACAGCGACAAGTTTAACGCCTTACTGCGTTATGAATACCGCAAAAATCCTGCTGTGATTCCTGACACAGTCCTGTTAGGAAGTGGTACGGGTTCAGAGGATCATACCTTTGCGGTAGAAGCTATCTACGCCCCCAATTGGCAATGGGAATTTTATGGTAAGTTTGCCCTGCGTAACAGTAACTCTTACCTAGCTAAAGATTTAGTTGGAACTAGCACAGTAAATTTAGGGCAATTACGGGCTACCTATCGCTTGGGATACAGCATGGATGTAGTAGGCGAGGCTCGTTTGATTAGTCAAAGTGATTACACTGAAACGGGCTTTGTAGTCGAAGCAGGTTACTATCTCAGTCCGAATCTGCGCTTAAGTGCTGGCTATGCCTTTGGTAAAGTTGATGACCGCGATTTTTCTGGAACGCGATCGGCGGGAGGACTGTATTTAGGTTTAACGCTGAAGTTGAACGAATTGTTTGATGGGTTTGGATTGCAAAAACCTGTAGCACGTCAGCAACAAAAATCTACCAAAACCTTAGTGGAGAAATTAAAGAGGGCAACAACGGGGGTGCAAAGGGGTGAGATATGA
- a CDS encoding DUF11 domain-containing protein → MRRQSSQCQNHAKSSWFRRIAATFVVTSVLQFPMSAIAQVENSKPLTNFINQATYTYTDPSNNQKYLGASAKTQATPSPLVDPLGRILGCAGNVLPDYTGFSVAVYEPDPSDPTGTQLGKLLPLTRTELPDIPNNNIPGGLRPNIENSNPYFLTNTVPLGAYNFLFDPNLGQIDPGRTYIFVVNPPPNSIYKQRRIKIQILQSTGSQNNDVVRYVATSLDGQPITLTGQTQTESTVVLVSNAELQGLDLLAFEFTTNMCQPDQVQIVKTGDRATAEPGDTVIYCLSVKNLADAALDNVVVTDKLPLGFNFLRKSVRGEIDGKPVTITAEHNGSSVVFRSDTAIPQEKVLNIAYAAQLTADAARGSGRNLASVTVLRSDNRFQAKDGPASHQLRIRPGIVTDCGTLLGRVFVDKNFDGEQQPGEPGIPNAVIFMEDGNRVTTDTNGLFSVANVLPGNHTGVLDLSSLPGYTLAPNRKFKERNSQSRLVRLEPGGLARMNFAVTPTFQEEVKK, encoded by the coding sequence GTGCGCCGTCAAAGTTCGCAATGCCAGAATCATGCGAAGAGTAGCTGGTTTAGGCGGATAGCGGCAACGTTTGTGGTCACAAGTGTATTGCAGTTTCCGATGTCTGCGATCGCTCAAGTTGAGAATAGCAAGCCGCTAACCAATTTTATAAATCAAGCTACTTATACTTATACAGATCCTAGCAACAATCAAAAATATTTAGGAGCTTCTGCTAAGACTCAAGCTACTCCTAGCCCATTAGTTGACCCACTGGGACGAATTTTAGGATGCGCTGGCAATGTTTTACCTGACTATACAGGCTTTTCTGTTGCTGTTTATGAACCTGACCCCAGCGACCCCACAGGGACACAATTAGGAAAATTGTTACCCCTAACTCGCACAGAGTTACCTGATATTCCCAACAACAACATTCCTGGTGGATTAAGACCGAATATCGAAAATAGCAATCCTTATTTCCTGACTAACACGGTACCCCTAGGTGCTTATAACTTCCTATTCGATCCGAATTTAGGTCAAATCGACCCTGGTAGAACCTACATTTTTGTAGTCAATCCACCGCCAAATTCTATCTACAAACAGCGACGGATTAAGATTCAAATTCTCCAAAGCACTGGTAGCCAGAATAACGATGTTGTTCGGTATGTTGCTACATCTTTGGATGGTCAGCCAATTACACTCACAGGGCAAACCCAAACTGAGTCAACAGTTGTATTAGTTAGCAATGCTGAACTCCAAGGACTAGATTTACTAGCTTTTGAATTTACCACAAATATGTGTCAGCCAGATCAAGTGCAGATTGTCAAAACTGGCGATCGCGCAACAGCAGAACCGGGAGATACAGTTATCTACTGTCTCTCTGTTAAAAATTTAGCTGATGCTGCTTTAGACAATGTAGTTGTCACTGACAAATTACCCCTTGGCTTTAATTTCTTACGCAAATCTGTCCGAGGAGAAATCGATGGCAAACCCGTCACTATCACCGCCGAACACAATGGTTCATCGGTGGTATTTCGGTCAGATACTGCGATACCACAAGAGAAGGTATTAAATATTGCTTATGCTGCCCAACTAACAGCAGATGCAGCGCGTGGTTCGGGACGCAACTTGGCAAGCGTCACAGTGCTTAGATCTGACAACCGTTTTCAGGCTAAGGATGGGCCTGCAAGCCATCAGTTGCGAATTAGACCGGGAATTGTCACGGACTGCGGCACTCTCCTCGGTCGCGTATTTGTGGATAAAAACTTTGATGGCGAACAGCAACCCGGTGAACCAGGTATCCCTAATGCTGTGATTTTTATGGAAGATGGCAACCGTGTAACTACTGATACAAATGGATTATTTTCTGTAGCTAATGTCTTGCCTGGAAATCACACAGGAGTTCTCGACCTCAGCAGTCTTCCCGGTTATACCCTTGCACCCAATCGCAAGTTTAAAGAACGCAATAGTCAATCCCGCCTTGTGCGTTTAGAACCTGGTGGCTTAGCACGTATGAATTTCGCAGTCACCCCCACCTTCCAGGAGGAAGTTAAGAAATGA
- a CDS encoding DUF11 domain-containing protein, giving the protein MKRFAMASMGAVALIVTLPFVNQIPAIANIWQSDAAFAQNAQAKGQVQLHLQAEKQVVAQDQHGKQTKRWQSLQGKAVVQPKDVLRYIVTGVNNGDKAVKNLVINQPIPKGMMYVLNSATVNTNNNAKITYSIDGGRSFVDKPTVQVKLPNGKVETRPAPAVAYTHIRWNFGTSVPAKAQIKGTYQVQVR; this is encoded by the coding sequence ATGAAGCGTTTTGCAATGGCCAGTATGGGAGCAGTAGCACTGATTGTTACACTTCCATTTGTTAATCAAATTCCGGCGATCGCAAATATCTGGCAGTCTGATGCTGCTTTTGCTCAAAATGCCCAAGCTAAAGGTCAAGTACAGTTGCACCTACAGGCAGAAAAGCAAGTGGTAGCTCAGGATCAGCACGGTAAGCAAACTAAGAGATGGCAATCATTGCAAGGGAAAGCTGTGGTGCAACCAAAAGATGTGCTGCGCTACATAGTCACTGGTGTCAACAATGGCGATAAAGCAGTAAAAAATCTCGTCATCAATCAGCCCATTCCCAAAGGAATGATGTATGTGCTGAACTCTGCAACTGTGAATACTAACAACAATGCCAAGATTACTTACAGCATTGATGGTGGACGCAGCTTTGTAGACAAGCCAACCGTGCAAGTCAAACTTCCTAATGGCAAAGTGGAAACTCGTCCCGCCCCAGCAGTTGCCTATACCCACATCCGTTGGAATTTCGGTACATCCGTTCCCGCCAAAGCACAAATTAAAGGAACTTATCAAGTACAGGTGCGCTGA
- a CDS encoding beta strand repeat-containing protein: MPQSKQFVKKRSHLYRSLVATALLANGIFQFVAPVLAEGTTAGESISNTATATYEDPNNPGTTINATSNTVTVTVAEVAGITVTSSGVVDNNGGSVQVGDLLIYTYTLTNVGNDPTKFRIPNLATTTGPGTVSGTLPNGGTPNNLQYSTDGGTTWQNVTNTEAFTDPVVPGGTVLVRVPITVQAGAQTNDIITVTLGNTPGDAQNQLRSPDGADVYTVDNANGSTPGEVDGAPINGVREASSTQQIKVGTSLKTFSLATILKTRSGYNNAGTDPITDDKLTYDLSLRVESTDPTGQGITPAALTGTTINVDSTPGNYILVSDAIPAGTDLAVAPTPPPNWEAVYTTDNPATVDANAASWKTFTANPPASLASVTRVGFINKPAVISSIAPGTTVNGFQIQLAVESTATSPLTVANIAQLFGQTPGTNAPVYDESGDQNPSNYDGPLGNMTPLPDTDTNGDGVPDTLPPDKVDDGFINTPGSPETGTDPSNNNSGDGSTGGEANIFTVQAPEASAVLNGPQNAPDATGPSGQTNDDFTNKSSLVPAGTLPGSTLDPSGVAFTNTIENSGTDPGTITLVPTTPANRLDLPNGTQVTITYGSSSAVYTYNQATGTFTTTSTPITIANVAPGTTVNYGVEVNLPSGTPLSTDTIPNYAGDTEFGFPVPITAAIDTTGDGNPDGQNITIDRVYTGFLKMVKVSRVLPGTGPAVGTGQDDFESTPAVNGIDPNSNVADVARTPAPGNIIEYQIRYKNISDAQSGTGNVILNADKVVITEDGTQAPNNWALDNDSSGQIDTSNIVGTAKDSGAATINFYSGNPASNSSIDKTGTTVDADITKYVDTVTGKVAPGEQRTFTFQRKVN, translated from the coding sequence ATGCCACAATCCAAACAATTCGTCAAAAAGCGATCGCACCTCTACCGTTCTTTGGTAGCAACAGCATTATTAGCCAATGGAATTTTCCAATTTGTTGCGCCTGTATTAGCTGAAGGTACAACAGCAGGTGAATCTATCAGTAACACCGCAACTGCAACCTATGAAGATCCGAACAATCCAGGTACAACTATTAATGCTACTTCTAATACAGTAACTGTGACTGTAGCAGAGGTCGCTGGTATAACTGTCACATCCTCTGGTGTTGTAGATAATAACGGTGGTAGCGTTCAGGTTGGTGATTTACTGATTTACACCTATACTCTCACCAACGTCGGTAACGACCCCACCAAGTTCCGGATTCCTAACCTGGCAACAACGACTGGGCCAGGTACGGTTTCTGGCACATTACCTAATGGCGGTACACCCAATAACTTACAATATAGTACCGACGGTGGTACAACCTGGCAAAATGTCACCAATACTGAAGCCTTCACAGATCCAGTTGTACCTGGTGGCACGGTGTTGGTGCGTGTACCAATTACCGTACAGGCTGGCGCTCAAACCAATGACATAATTACCGTTACCCTTGGTAATACTCCTGGGGATGCCCAGAACCAGCTGCGGAGTCCGGATGGTGCTGACGTTTACACTGTAGATAACGCCAACGGTAGTACTCCTGGTGAGGTAGATGGCGCACCAATCAATGGTGTTCGTGAAGCTAGCAGCACCCAGCAAATTAAAGTTGGTACCAGCCTCAAGACCTTCTCTTTAGCGACCATCCTCAAAACTCGTAGCGGTTACAACAACGCTGGCACAGACCCAATTACAGATGATAAGCTCACCTACGATTTGAGTTTACGGGTTGAGTCTACCGATCCAACAGGTCAGGGAATTACTCCAGCCGCACTGACAGGTACAACAATTAATGTTGATAGTACTCCTGGCAACTATATCTTAGTTTCTGATGCCATCCCTGCTGGTACAGACTTGGCAGTTGCACCAACTCCGCCTCCTAATTGGGAAGCTGTATATACAACAGATAACCCAGCCACAGTTGATGCCAATGCAGCCAGTTGGAAAACCTTTACTGCAAATCCTCCTGCCTCACTAGCAAGTGTAACTCGAGTTGGTTTTATCAACAAGCCAGCTGTTATCTCTTCTATCGCTCCTGGTACAACAGTAAATGGCTTCCAGATTCAGCTAGCTGTTGAGTCAACCGCAACTTCACCATTAACTGTTGCTAATATCGCTCAATTATTCGGTCAAACTCCCGGCACCAACGCCCCAGTCTACGACGAATCCGGGGACCAAAATCCCAGCAACTACGATGGGCCTCTAGGTAACATGACACCACTTCCGGATACGGATACCAACGGTGATGGTGTTCCCGATACTCTGCCGCCTGACAAGGTTGATGATGGTTTTATTAATACCCCAGGATCTCCTGAAACTGGAACAGACCCAAGTAATAACAACAGTGGTGATGGCTCAACAGGTGGTGAAGCCAACATCTTCACAGTTCAAGCACCTGAAGCTTCAGCAGTACTCAACGGTCCACAAAATGCTCCGGATGCGACTGGGCCATCAGGTCAAACTAACGATGACTTCACCAATAAATCTTCACTTGTTCCAGCGGGTACTCTACCTGGTAGTACGCTAGATCCTTCAGGAGTTGCCTTCACCAACACTATTGAGAATAGTGGTACTGACCCTGGCACCATTACATTAGTCCCAACGACACCAGCAAATAGACTAGATTTACCAAATGGCACTCAGGTAACTATCACCTATGGTAGTAGTTCTGCTGTCTATACCTATAATCAAGCAACAGGAACCTTTACGACAACTAGTACACCAATTACAATCGCCAACGTTGCTCCTGGTACAACTGTCAACTATGGTGTAGAAGTTAATCTACCAAGTGGTACTCCCCTCTCAACTGATACTATCCCCAACTACGCGGGCGATACAGAATTTGGTTTCCCTGTACCCATCACTGCTGCCATTGATACTACGGGTGATGGTAATCCAGATGGTCAAAACATCACCATCGATCGCGTCTATACTGGCTTCTTGAAAATGGTGAAAGTGTCACGAGTCTTACCAGGAACTGGGCCAGCAGTTGGTACAGGTCAGGATGACTTTGAATCCACACCAGCAGTCAATGGTATCGATCCAAATTCCAACGTTGCTGATGTAGCTAGAACACCAGCCCCAGGCAACATTATCGAGTATCAGATTCGGTACAAAAATATCTCCGATGCTCAATCTGGAACCGGAAACGTGATTCTGAATGCTGACAAGGTTGTGATTACTGAAGATGGTACTCAAGCCCCCAACAACTGGGCGCTAGACAACGATAGCAGCGGTCAAATTGATACCAGCAACATTGTCGGCACAGCGAAAGATTCTGGTGCTGCAACGATCAATTTCTACAGTGGTAATCCAGCATCAAACTCTTCCATCGACAAAACTGGAACCACAGTGGACGCAGATATCACCAAGTATGTAGATACTGTCACTGGCAAGGTTGCACCAGGTGAACAAAGAACATTTACCTTCCAACGCAAAGTGAATTAA
- the thrC gene encoding threonine synthase: MTQAIDTQKAATAFKSLKCKECGAEYELKASHVCEFCFGPLEVTYDYSALRNTISRETIQAGPNSMWRYRKFLPVQSENPIDVGTGMTPLVRSQRLARRLGLNKLYIKNDAVNMPTLSFKDRVVSVALTRARELGFTTVSCASTGNLANSTAAIAAHAGLDCCVFIPADLEAGKILGSLIYSPTLMAVKGNYDQVNRLCSEVANTHGWGFVNINLRPYYSEGSKTLGFEVAEQLGWQLPDHIVAPLASGSLFTKIYKGFNEFVEVGLVEGKPVKFSGAQAEGCSPIAKAFKEDRDFIQPVKPNTIAKSIAIGNPADGVYAVEIAKKTGGSIESVTDAEIVEGIKLLAETEGIFTETAGGTTIAVLKKLVEAGKINPDETTVVYITGNGLKTQEAVQGYIGEPLTIEAKLDSFEQALERSRTLERLEWQQVLV, from the coding sequence ATGACTCAGGCAATTGATACCCAAAAGGCAGCCACGGCTTTCAAATCTTTGAAGTGTAAGGAGTGCGGTGCAGAATACGAACTCAAAGCCAGCCATGTGTGTGAATTCTGCTTTGGACCTTTGGAAGTAACCTACGACTATAGCGCCCTCCGCAACACGATCAGCCGTGAAACCATCCAGGCGGGGCCTAATTCTATGTGGCGCTATCGGAAGTTTTTGCCTGTGCAGAGCGAAAATCCAATCGATGTGGGAACTGGTATGACTCCCTTGGTGCGTTCCCAACGATTAGCACGTCGCTTGGGTTTAAACAAGCTTTATATTAAAAACGATGCCGTCAATATGCCCACCCTCAGCTTCAAAGATAGGGTGGTATCAGTTGCCTTGACTCGGGCGCGGGAGTTAGGTTTCACTACAGTTTCTTGTGCTAGCACCGGTAACTTGGCAAATTCTACCGCCGCGATCGCCGCTCATGCCGGTTTAGACTGTTGTGTGTTTATCCCTGCCGATTTAGAAGCCGGTAAGATTTTGGGCAGCCTCATCTACAGCCCTACCTTAATGGCAGTCAAAGGTAACTACGATCAGGTAAATCGCCTTTGCTCGGAAGTTGCGAATACACACGGTTGGGGTTTTGTCAATATTAACTTGCGTCCCTACTACTCTGAAGGTTCTAAGACTCTTGGCTTTGAAGTAGCCGAACAACTGGGTTGGCAGCTACCTGACCATATCGTTGCACCTCTCGCATCAGGTTCGCTGTTTACTAAAATCTACAAAGGCTTCAACGAATTTGTCGAAGTTGGTTTGGTAGAAGGCAAGCCAGTCAAATTCAGCGGTGCACAAGCCGAAGGTTGTTCTCCCATTGCCAAAGCATTTAAAGAAGATCGTGACTTTATTCAACCTGTGAAACCGAATACAATTGCTAAATCGATCGCAATTGGCAATCCAGCAGATGGTGTTTATGCTGTCGAAATAGCTAAGAAAACAGGTGGTAGCATTGAATCTGTAACTGATGCTGAAATTGTAGAAGGTATCAAGTTGCTAGCAGAAACTGAAGGTATTTTTACCGAAACTGCTGGTGGCACAACCATTGCCGTGCTCAAGAAATTAGTAGAAGCTGGCAAAATTAATCCAGATGAAACCACCGTGGTGTACATCACTGGAAATGGTTTAAAAACCCAAGAAGCGGTGCAGGGTTATATTGGTGAACCTTTGACAATAGAAGCTAAACTCGATAGTTTTGAACAAGCCCTTGAGCGTTCTCGCACACTCGAACGCTTGGAGTGGCAGCAAGTCCTTGTTTAG
- a CDS encoding MoaD/ThiS family protein, which produces MAVKVLVPTALQTFTNNQATLECGGSTVAELLDSLEKSCPGIKSRLCDEKGQPRRFLNLYVNSEDIRFLEGTATPLKDGDEVSIVPAVAGG; this is translated from the coding sequence ATGGCTGTAAAAGTTTTAGTTCCTACTGCTCTTCAGACATTTACTAACAACCAAGCAACTCTAGAGTGCGGTGGTAGCACAGTTGCTGAACTTTTAGATTCTCTAGAAAAAAGCTGTCCCGGTATTAAGTCACGCTTATGCGATGAGAAAGGACAGCCACGACGGTTTTTGAATTTGTACGTTAATAGCGAAGATATCCGCTTTCTAGAAGGAACAGCAACACCTCTAAAGGATGGCGATGAGGTAAGTATTGTCCCTGCTGTGGCTGGTGGTTGA